The Rhodothermales bacterium DNA segment GCTCGAAATGGGCCAGGACGCTGACATCCATATCCGGCAGGATCGCGTCGTCGTCGACCGGTTCGCGGGTAATTTCCCAGCGGCGGTGGCCGTGGCCCTGGAGGAGGAAGACGTCGTAGTTGTCGATGTGCGCGCCGACGCCGCCCTGGGGCGGGGCGTAGCTAACCATCACATCGTCGACACGCCAGTTGGGGACGAAGCGGAAGGAGTCGAGCAGCGTGGCCACGGCCGGCACATATCGGTTGACTTCCTGGACGAGGAGGGTCCAATGGGTCTCGGGTAGATCGTAAAAGTTCTCCTCGAATGGGCCGTGGAGGAGCTGCCATGGGTAGTCGCCCCCGCGTTCGAGCACCAGGCGGGCGTCGGCATCGTCTTCGCAGGCGATGTCCATCAGCTCTTCGGGCGAGACCGGCGTCACCATCCCCGGAAAAGCCCCACGGATGAGCAGCGGCTTTTTCTGCCAGTAGATCTCCAGGAAGGCTTCCAACGAGAGGCCGCCAAGGAGGGTGTCGGGGGAGGGCATGGTTCTCACGGATAATCTCTGCT contains these protein-coding regions:
- a CDS encoding cupin domain-containing protein, producing the protein MPSPDTLLGGLSLEAFLEIYWQKKPLLIRGAFPGMVTPVSPEELMDIACEDDADARLVLERGGDYPWQLLHGPFEENFYDLPETHWTLLVQEVNRYVPAVATLLDSFRFVPNWRVDDVMVSYAPPQGGVGAHIDNYDVFLLQGHGHRRWEITREPVDDDAILPDMDVSVLAHFEPDEDWVLGPGDMLYLPPRVAHRGTAIGNCMTFSIGFRAPSFADVVTGYIDHVADRFTPLDRYADPDLTLPTHPGEITPMVFAKMRAVVFDALGDSAAFDTWFGRFITEPRRGNYPPPPEEVYS